From the Brienomyrus brachyistius isolate T26 chromosome 23, BBRACH_0.4, whole genome shotgun sequence genome, the window CGCATTAATGTTTAAATCCTCTGTGGTTTCTAATCTGCACCCCTTTCAGTTACCAGGCAGGGCTAATGAGACAGACAAGGATGTAGCAGCTAATGGCTGACAGGCTTGCAGGCCGCAATGATGCTCAAGGCTCGGTGACCCTGCAGACTTGTCACATATTTGTCATCGTGATTGTGAACATGATTCTTTCGTTTCCCAGTCACCCTGCCGTGGTTGATCTTGGTGAAGCTCAGGCTTGAATTCGAATGATCAGATATGGTCAGGCTGGACGATGTTTTGGTGTCACTTGTGGTGGTGTTGATCGTGTTTATCTTGGagaggcgccccctgctggagttGTCTGCCATCTTCTTTGCGGATCCAGATGTTGTCCAGCAGTGCAGAGGGTTGTCTGATGCACTACCTTACCAGTACTGATGGCTTTGGTCCGCTGATACTAGACTAGAAAGCTCCTTCAGAGATCTTCCTACCTTAGTCTTGTCCCTGAAGTGGTATGTgactcccccacccccgtgcttcatgttttttttgtgtgtatttCCTCTGTAAGCGTCTTTGAGTTCAtgtaaaagcgctatataaataagatgtatcattattattattattgtagggGGATTACTGAAGCCCCCTGGCATGATGCTGGGAAAGGAACAAGGGCAGTGAAGAGACCAAAGTGATTGGTGGCAACAGAGCaagacaaccaatcagattctAGGTAAGACGCCCGATCATCTTCAGTGTTTTGTGTTGAAGACCATGACACTATTGTTGCCTGTCACAGAAAGATACCACTTTAATTTAACCTTATGAGGTGACCCCAACTCTCACAGCATTTTACTGCAATGAAAGCAGAACACACAGCAAATTCACTAGGGTTGCAACGATTGGTTGTTTTTATAATCAAGTActctcattattattttttttttacaattgatCGATTACGTGAATACGATATTTTAAGTGtgggaataaataaaataacatgcAATTCTGGTCTTTCGACAGAAAAAAATTGTTTTGTCACAAAAACCAAAATTGTATTGCATAAATGTACACATTTGACCAGTGGAATAAGTGAAATGCAGTCCTGTTCAGTGCGTTAGCTGCCGTGTCGCGTGTCTATATACCATCTTCTTCTTAAGACGGCATTTGTGCCACAGCCACACCTGCTTAACAAACACTTTCATATGGAAAGTGTGACCTGGCAGAAAAAGTGATACAAGAGACTGTGGTTTACTGAAGAGATAAAATTGTGTAACATTTATTTAGTCTCATTGAATATTGAAGGCTGGCTGTGATCAGGTCAGTGCTCATACAATATTACTGAGAAAAATCTGGAGTTTATTGCACATGTACCCTGTCCACACTGCAGAAACCCACCACAGCCcagaatgtgcaaaaaaatcacattgtcaaaatatatttttaaatattgcagTCTATCAAAACTGCCAAGTTTGGGGAGCATTTCGACTTAAACTGGTCTAATGCGAGTTGTTTTTTGATGTTTGCGTTGTACAATATTTTCTTTTAATCTGAAGTTGAAATGCCCCTAAACTTTTGATAGTTCCTGCTTTTTTCTGCCACTcgtctcttcctcctgcctcatGCCTCATGCCCTCCCCCTTTTCACTTTCCCTCTCGGTGCTCCAGTTAATATTCTCTCTGCAGTCAGACGGCTGCAGTCGGTGCGAAATAGTTCAGTGGAGCATAAAGCAAATAATCAAGTCAGAGGATTTGCCTTGAAGATTTTTATAAATCAAATTATTCGAGTAATCGTTTCAGCCCTAGGACTGACCAAAACATCAAGTTCTAAAACTGCGAGACCTGCAGGATGTCTTTCTGCTGGATTCTCCATTGTCTTCCCATGCTCTTCTGCAGCTTTGGGTCATGAACTAACATCCCACTCCttgggtaccctgctttacatgGCAATACTCGCTTATTGACAATGGGCTGTGAGACGTGTCATTTTCCCCAAACCATCATGTCCCAGAAACCCGTTACTCCTCCAAACTGGTTTAAATGGGACGCTGGCTTTAGGAGTTTAGTACCAGTCTGCTCCTGGTGATTATATCTCCCCGCCCGGCAAGTTCCCTTCCCATGAATATATCCGCATATATCTCCCATCTAAGGTCATGCATAAATCTAATCCTCCATGCGTCTGAGTCGCACCACAAAAGCAGCCCGTCTTCTAGCCTTTGACAGCTGTTAACAACAAGAGCATTCTAGGTTTCCTCTCAGAGCAGCCATTGTTAAGGCCTTTTCCACATGCTGTTCCCCAAAGCAACAAAGAAGCCGCCATTTTCCGGATAAAAGCGGAGCATTAAGGGATAAAAAGCTTTTAATTAGCCGGCCTGCCAATCCAGTTCCACGGCGGAGATTAGATGTCCGACTTTAATTTGCCTCACAGATGAGGTCTAATTGCCAGAGGCGGATCAGTTCAGAGCCTCAAACCTGCATTTCCGTATTTGAAGCCTATTTAATATCAGTTTTAGTTTCCAACTCTTTCTGGATTTAAATTAAACCGATTTGGATGCACTTGCATATGTTGATTGTAGTTTCTGTATCCtgatcttttttttcctttttacattTTATGACCGATATCGCTGTGACCTCATATTGGAGCAGAGTTTATGGAGGATGGGTGGACGGACGAGTTCCCCCTGTGTGTGAAAGGACACATGTGCTCGGGATGGGTGACTTGGATTATGCCCCAGAGCACTAGTGATACCTGGATGTATCCTGCATGCCCAGGTATGTTTAACACATCCTCACTCCTGAACAGCCTACCCGATGAAGAAATGTGAACGACACCATAAGCGACATCTCTGTTCGGAGTTTCACACATTTTGCTGACACTTTGTCCGACTCAACATACCAGTGAGGACAGGGCCTGATTAAGGGCCCTAACAGCAAGCCggccatgggattcaaacccacaaccttctgtgCTGCTTTTCTATAGGTCATTGACATCCCGTACACAACCACCTGGTTTCACAATTTTAGAATGAAGTCTGCAACTCCAGAAACAAAAACTGACAGCAGGTTGCGCAGGAACTGAATGTGGAAACAAAACACTTCTGACATAAGGACCCAAAGGGGTATGCTGTTGTATCTTTGGGCAGGTGCTTAATTTGAATGTTTTCAGTATAACTGGCTGCTTTTGTAATGCGACACGATTGGATGGTTTGTGTTTTCGCATCAGCGGGGTGGGTGTACAAGTGTGTTTTCTTGTTCCTGCTACCTGGTGGGTGCTGGGTTACCACAACCCCCCCGAGGAAGACGCATCCAGGTGAATGGGAAGACTAgtgcccccccaggaggcatctAGGGACCCCATGGGGATGGGAGAGGCAGGGCTAGTGCATGAGGCGCGATGAGGAATCAGGCCACGCTGCTTCGGGACTCTGTATGTGGTTTCAGGTCATACAGATGAAGCCGTATAAAATCAAGCCTCCGCTCTCGTTTTTATTCTCTCCTCCCCTGCCTACTCcttcacccccctgcccccaataCATAAGGATAAGTGAATCTCGAGGACCCCAAGAAATGCTGCGAAAATCAagcggctgtttttttttctcccctcctGCTCATGAATTCTGCTGCAAAACAATCTCTCttgtaaaaatgtaataacCGTCCCAACGGTGAAATTCTGCAGACTATGGGGTTAgacccaacaaccttccaatcacagccgCAGCAGCTGAACCCACAGAGCCCCTTTCAGGTGCCCTAGCTGTATTACCTTCTATCCTTATTTggctataaataataatataaaaaaaaatatatcaacaCTGATCTTTAACCTCTCACACCACCCAGCTTGGCCTGAAACCCTGCAGCAGAAGGATTTCAAAAGATCTTGATTGTTTTGTTTGTCTGCAAACCCTGTGAAGGTGCAGAATCTCGTCCAGGGTCCGTCCCCTGCGCTTCCTTGGACAGACTCGGCTCACTGTGACCCTGGCTTGGACGGACAGTCACAGAAGAAAAGGACTGAGGGAATGAATTTAAAATACTTCTGTCAGTCATTATTTTTATGACTTGGGATATTGGCATCGTTAAATATAAATTGGATAATTAACTTGTCTTCATTTTAATGGCTTGTTTTCTCTTAAATCATTCCAGTGGTTGGGTTTTATGAAAATAGAATGTGATTAATTTCTTCTGCCGTCAGGGATACAGTGCCCAGAGCAGACCATTTAAAGGAGTGGAATAGATGTAGTGTGACTGCTTCCCCCCGCTGATCCGGCTCactcaaggtttttttttgaattttttttttaaacaatgggAGCTATTATGGGCTGGTAAGCCACTTTCATGACAGATATAACACCGCAATCTCACTAGCTGAAAAATAACCGGAACgttttaatttcatttcttttttttttgcccggACAGTATGGATGCAGTTTACTATTGAATGAGTTCTCAAGGCTGATGGACACTTAGGTCCACACCGAGAAACAGCACCTTACTCAGAGGAGCCATGGCCCAGCGTTCCTCCTCAGACTCCGCGTCCGTCGTTCAGGAGCTAGCGGCTGTACGTAAACATCACAGATCATATGATCCACCCATTTCAttagcaacccccccccacccttaaaCTACGCCGATATCGCCACAGAAATACAGCTGAAGACGAAATAGGTGTTTTTACACAAACCTGaagcatttattgttttgcacacATTTTGAACAGGACCGAACCAGGTCATCTAAACCccaaagcaaaaaaataaaaatgtaaacatggatcgggggtggggggggtgggggtctcaAACACACAACCATTCATAGTTAAAAAAGGTGGCGAGATACTTCAGCCTCCGCTGTGAACCAGGAGTCAGTGGAGTATGAAGATGGATATGAAGGTATTTCGCAGCCAGTCTGCTCAGCCACAGCTCCTCAATGCACACAGATTCCTTACGGGCCCAAGAGCTCCGGCGCTGGGATATTTGCACGAATTTAGTTTGATATGTTACTTTAAGTGtatgttttttgtgtgtgtgtgtgtgtgtgtggggggggtggctctgGTGTGGCCAAGACTGAgcaatctttaaaaaaaataaaataaaaaaaaaacgtgataTTAGCAAATGGGCAAATGACTGAATAACGAAGTTGACAAAGGCCAATGGCTGATAATAGACCTAAAAGCATCTGATATTGCCATGACGTCTGTctccaagggtacaacagccagTTTGCAGCCAGGGGCCACTAGTGAGCACCTAGCTACAGCTTTCAGGGCCACACCGAAACACACCCATCCCGGCGCAGGGCGTTTATCAGTGTGACAGACATCTGCACAAATTGTGCAGAACGAACGAAGAGAATGAACGACGGCGGAGACGCTGATGGACTGAACGGCGGCGGAAGGCAGGCCGGCTTGCGAACCTCTAACATAAAAGGACTTAGGAGTTATGGTaccctccagcagggggcacttgTCGACCGAACACATTAAATAGCATTGCCTTTCAGAGTAGCAGCAGGATCTCATTtaaattatgggggggggggggggggggagaattaCATTCTTCAAACAGTTTTAAATTCCTCCCAACAGAGATTATTGCATCTGCATGTTCTTTCCACAATGTGCTGCAATATAAAAGTCACTGTCAGGTAACAAAAATGTCTGGGTATTAAAACAAAAACTTAATTACCACAAAAAttcagtatatattatataacccTCTTGGACATTCTTTACATACATTTATACAATTGGAATTATCCTTCTGAATTTTGCCTATAAAGACAAAGatatcaaaaacaaaaaaagcttaGTACAAGACAACTGTATTCATATGGAGGTCTCCATAGAGACAGCTGCACCTGCATCAGGAACCAATCAATTTCTTTTAAAAAGGAATCACATGTACATGTGCCAAGgagcataaaaaataaaaataaaataaaaatcaagaGGGCTCTTTGGTGCAGTTGCTCCCAGATCCACCATGTttgtttgttagtttttttAATTTGAGATATCAGAATGTCCCACAAAACAAGCTTTCCTCCCCATTGAGCAGTACCCTGCCTCGCCACCACAttcaagtacaaaaaaaaatacaaaaaaaaaaaacaaaacaaaaagtaaAGAGCAAGACAAAAAGTCCCCTCAGTAAAACCAGCAGAGCCCCCTAGAGGCCGGGAGGCATATGACCTCATGACCCTGCGTCACTGAGATGCTCAGATCACAGGACTCCAGCCCAAAAAAAGGCAGACACACACTTCCAGAGGTTCCAGACCATGCCCCTTGTTCTTCTTGGTTGGTGGCTTTtccacccccactgtcctgccCACTACACGGCCTTTTTACTCAGCTTCTTGCCTTTCTTCAGAACCAGCTTGTTCCTGACATGACCACGCTTCCTCTTCGCATTCTGTGCACAAAAGCACAAGTCAgtttctctcccccccatcACTGCTCGACATTGCTTAAAGGCTGCCCTCGGGACTGGACCCTGCAGCCTTCCGTTACCGCGATCACAGCCTTCAGTATTAACCACGCCCGGTAATTAAATCAGTCCCACCCAGCCCACGCTGGCACACAGATGCACGGAGCTCACCGTCGGGCGTGACAGGAGACCACGCTGGCTGGCTGATCTGCATTCACCACACAAACCGCACAATCGTTAAATCATAGTGAACTTTTTAAACTGGCACGCATCTCCGCTTGTTCACAACCGGCTCTTGCGTTTATGAATCACTAAATAAGCAGGCTGCCGTCCTGCAAGATTTATACGCTGCAGTATCTACACGCAAAAACCCGTTTTGGGTATTTTGGCATTAGAGGGCGCCTCCCTTCTCACCTTCTTTGAGGTGTACTTCTGCCTGGGCACGATGTTGGTGACACGGGGCTGCCGGCCCAGCGGCTCCCGGTTCTCTGGCTTCTTCACCTTGTAGATGCGGACGAGCCAGTGCTCCGAGGTGAAGGCTTCCTCCAGGTGCTGGAAGTGGATGTCCTTGTTTCCGATCTCCGCGTTGCGGGTCCGGTCAAAGCCAGGCGGAGTCCGGAAGTCCAGCTGCGGGGAGAAAAGGGGGAGCTGCCGGTCTGTGGGGTGGTATGAACTAGTCGTGGGGAGAGACAGTCTCATGTGTCAAACCAATATAAATATAGCAGCTTGAACTGGGATGAGAGGCAGTGGATTCTCAAAGACTGGAGAATAACCTattatttttgcatataaaatgcTGGATCTATTCTGAATGTGCATTAGACTAATACAAAAATTGCTTACAGGAAAACGTTTCTCAGTACAAATCTTAATAGGACCAAGCAGATGTTCATACAGCGAAGCGTCTTCAGGTCTCGCCTGCACTGGCAGGCAGACACTCAGTGCTGTTCCTTCTGCCCCAGCTGTGCAATTTTTTTTGTGGCGGTTTACAGACGTTTAGTCTCTCTTTTAACGTCGCCGTACTGGCTGGGGAAATCGGCAAATAAAACTGGGACCTCTGATCGATCGCTGGATTATCAATGATCTACTGTAGTTCTGCCAGGCTCAGCTGGGTGGTTTTTATCGGTGTCATTAATCCCCATAAAACAGGCGGCTGAATACCCAGTTATCCAGTGTGTGTGGGTTAAGAGAGAACCTCAGAAAGCCCTGGAGGGACTCTACTGATGGCGGCCGATGTTTCTCACCTGCATCTCTCCAAAGCGGTAGTAGGACATCTTGTACATAAGGCAGTTGAGCAGCGTGGGAGAGCCAGCCTTGTCTACCCGGAACTCTCCCTGGGGGGTGAAGTAGTCACTCTcctgggggagaatgaagaagaATCTGACGACTCTGCCATGCACACGGAGAAGGTTTGTTCCTCACACAATGGAGCTACTTTGAGAGTTGGCCGAGAAGGTCACGGACAGTGCTGGAGGACACGAGTCAGAAAACGGGACATGGCAGTAGAGGACAGGAAGTCCCTCTCACCCGAATGTCCTTGGGGTGTTCCCCCTCGGCGATCCTGACCATCCACAGGAACTTGTTGATGTCGTCCCCGGAGTAGCCAATCACGCCCCCAAAGATGATGAGCACGTAATCCACGTCCAGGCTCTGCATGATCTGGTAGGCCGCGGTCTCGTTGGAGGACATGGCCTTACCCACCTGGGAGATGGGCGCAAGGTGACTCACCTGAAGCTACCAGAATGCCCAGAAGCCATTTCCCACAATGCCCCTGTGATGCACCGCTCACCAGCGCGATGTGGCTGTTGTTCCACGTGTTATTGTCCACTAGCGTGGTGCGGTTCGCCATGCCGGCGATCTGGTACCCATAATCCCACCAGGACATGACCCGCGCTCGCTCGTCCGTGTTCTGCCGCAGCCAGTAGTACGCCTCTCGGAAGTCGTCTAGAATGTTCCGCGATCTGCAGAGACAAGTCATATTAAAATCTATGGAGTCTAAGGTTCTAGAGTTATAAATGTGGAATGTGCCTGATTCAGCATGACTGGTCCCTCAAGGCGAGGCAAAAGGGGGACGTCATGGcaatttgacaaaaaaaaaaaaaaaaaaaaaacctatgaTGTACGTTGAGTCATGTGATCACAAAGGCCATCAAGGAGGACAGCAGCCACTGAGGCCCTGAAGAAGGGTGCATGTGCAAGGCTCTGTCGCGAGGTCAGGGCTGCACGCCCGCCGTACCCGTCGTGGTTGTAGGAGGCCAGCACCACACTGGGGCTGGAGTAGGCGTTGCTGGTGACCCAGGTGCAGTGCACGGCAAACATCATGAGCAGCATCAGCATCAGCATGGTCACGATGCTCTTGACGTTGGGGCCCAGGCCACCCTCCGTCTTCTCCTGTTCCGACACGTGCTTACGCACCTTTCCTGCCTGTAGGGGGCGATGCGAGTCACTTCCTCCTTGACACTCTCCACGTGTCCTTAACATGTCACCTTAGACCCGAGACCGACATCATTCCCCTTCCTACAACTGAGGTTCATGACTTGCAAGGCTGGGCTCGTCAAGCGCCATCTTGCGTTGGCCTCGGAAGCCGCAAATTTCCTAGACGGTTTCTGGAAACGTGCAGATCGACCCGCGCACAGAAGGAAGGCTCGGCGGGGGCCACCCTGACCTTGTCGTACAGGTTGCCCGAGCTTCTCTTGTCGTCCTCGTCGCTGCTGTCCTCGGCAGGCGGGCTCTCCCGCTTCTGGTCGTCCCCCAGGTAGTGCTCGAAGACGCTGGAGAAGGCGATGGCCGACAGCATGCACACCACCGGGGTCAGCGTCAGCATGAGCCGCACCATGACGCCCGCGAAGTAGACGGCGCTGATGGCGTACagggccactagggggcaggaGAGGAGAGGGAAGATGACCACAGCGTTACACTCTGCAGTCACTGCTTCTTTCACGGTTAACATATAACACCCAGTAACTAAACAGCATAAACTATTCATCTGTATTAATAAGAGCAATATAAATTCCATTTGCTTGTTACACTGAATGAATACAAATGCTGAAAAAGCAGACATCTGTGCTTAATACTGGTCCTTTCTGAATTATTAATTTTCCTGTTTTCCATGCGACTTCATTTCAACATGCCCGCAGTTCTTTAAAACGAGCTTTGTTTGTATTATAaatgcctaaccctaacccagcctgACACTCTCACAGCCACTCGCCGACTTGGCACCACCTCCCGGCCCTCACCGAAGACGCGCTCGTCGTTGATGTTCTTGATGCAGAACCACAGCCCTGCTGGGAAGGTGCACACTAGGATGTGTAGATCGAAGAAGAAGGATACCCAGGTGGTGGGCTGGTGCTCGGACACAGACGCGATGATGGGAATGTGGATCTTGGCGTACCTGGGCATAGGAAGAATGACAGCGTCCCTTCTGGTCAGCTGTGGCCTGACCCCGTCAAGCGATATATTTTGAGGTGGACTTTTTTGCATTGATAACCTTTTATTTAGCAAACTTTACCAGTAGATTATTTCACGTCACTAATTTCCTTTAAATAACAGTGCTGGCCAAGCAGCCTCTACATGCACTCATGACTGACAGGCAAACTGGCGAATTAGAAACAGCTCACCCGGTGTCCCAGAGAGAGTAGAAACGTCCACTCCACGGTGCGATGTACCCTAAGCGCAAAGAGAGCACACAGGTTCATGCTCACTGCTAAGCTAACACAGggccgtgggttcgaatcctgtgGCCAGTAGAGAATCAAGAAGTACTTAAGCCCAACTGCTCCCGCGATGCTCTGAGTGCTAGCTTTCTTCACTTCTATGTCACAAAATTGTTTAGTAAATATGAATGAAAAGGCCTTGCAGAGCCATGTGGAACACTGCTTAAAAAGGGTTACTGCgatatatgcatgcctgtgagaaTATAATAATGGTTTAAGGTAAACGGAAAATGGCTGGGAGAacactgaacacacacacacacacacacacacacacacacacacacacacacacacacacacgtctcaCCCGTGTAGGTCAGGTATATGACGGTGAGGAAGACCACCCCAGCCGCCAGTGACACCCCGAGGAAGAAGAGCGTCTGGAACTCCTGCTTGGTGAGCCGGTCTTTCAGGTACTGCAGGAAGGCGTATACTTGGAGAAGCGCAAACACGCCTGCGTcgggaaaggagggggggggaggaattTAGCAGGGTACTCAGACGGGAGAGACTATGCAGGGACGGGAAAAACTAGAATGCAGCTCTCACAGCACCCAGAAGCAGTGAAGCTCAGCCCCCACATACACGGAAGGCTCAGACCAGACTGAGGAGCTactgaggaaagggggggggggggcagaccggaaaggggggggaggggcgccAGGAGGAGTACCTGCCGCTGCCATATGCTCGCTGGTCCTGATTGGCTGGAAGCCCACGAACGGGATCTGCATGGAGAGGATGAGGCCCACGACGTAGAAGGTGCTATATGCTGAAGGCAGAGAATGGCGCACTTAGCATGGGCACACAGCGGATCACCGGGGACAGGAGCATTTCGGGCTCCTTAAAGAGCACGACGGCTCAAGCTGCAATGGGGCCTCCCATCATACTGatggcaggcacacacaccggcTCCGAACTCCCCCGCAAAAACACAACCAAGCACACCTGACACACCCACACCCCGTCGGTACCATCTGACACTTCACCAGGCCCGGAAAATGATAAGAACTGGGCAACACACCTAGCAGGGCTGGACCCACACGACCATTCAAGCATCTGACAGGCTGGATGCATAGATCCTGTTTCTACAGACAGCATCACGTTTTTGTAACGACTCATGTCCAATAAAAGCTTGCTGGTCATGAACCAAAAGAAAAAGGAGACTACTGATCGTATCACTGTCTAGTTTTAAGACCTGATAACCCAACCATCCAGCCTGAGATACTCAGATTGGCGGAACCAAGGCTGACCACTGCCCTGATTGGTGGAGATGAGGCCAGCAACCGCCCTGATTGGTGGAGTACTCACCGATGTAGACTCTCCTGCTGTACCTCTGCATGAGCAGCAGCACGAAGACGTGGAGGGGGATGAGGTTGATGATGAACACATAGCCTCCCCAGGCAGACACCTGCAAGATGGCGAATGGCCAAGTCAGCGATGCGTCGGTGCATGTACAGCCGCGCATGGGGTGCGAACCCGCGCAGACACACCCACACGTCAACAGTCACAGGCTGTAATGAAAGGCGACAGCTGTTTACAGACTCAAAGCggcagagagacaggaaggACACATAAGAGAGCGCCGTGCTGTGTGATTCATGCAGTCACTCTCCTGCTGCTGTTTGGATCTCCACGGCACCACCAGCTAATTGGTTGTAGTtcaagcatggaaaaactctatTAAAGTCGCGGATTTCCTCTGGTTTCCTCGGACGAGATAAATGAAGCAGCTTTTCAAGGCAGAGTAAGGGGGGTGGGAGGAGTGTGTGCGCCTGCCCACGGGCTGACGGGAGACCTGGCGAAACCAGCTATAGCCGACGTGGTTTCACAGCCGTCCCGAAAATCACAGTGCAGAGACCACCCCCCCACAGCAGCATGGCCCACACTGGGTCAGATCCTGCGCCATAATCAGCCCACCAACCACTGAGGTCTTGTAAATCCATGACGAGAGAAACCTCAGGGGGTGTTCTtcaggcaggtggggggggggggggggggtgggcaggaaAACTGAAGGACACAGGAAGTGCAAAAGGGGGGAGTTGCTTTCACAGGCCTGGCAGGGGGTCTCCAGGTGAGGTATACTAGCCAGGACCCCCCTCCCAGTTCAAACGACACCAGCCAGCCTTTCTGTAATGGCTGAGAAgcaaggaaaaaataaaaataaaaaaatcagaaaacaTGAGGCGATATGCTGCCACCCAAAACCTTCTGGGGGGGGATTGAGGATTGAGGCCACTGTAATTAATCCGATTGGTTTAT encodes:
- the LOC125719010 gene encoding LOW QUALITY PROTEIN: dolichyl-diphosphooligosaccharide--protein glycosyltransferase subunit STT3B-like (The sequence of the model RefSeq protein was modified relative to this genomic sequence to represent the inferred CDS: inserted 1 base in 1 codon; deleted 1 base in 1 codon); protein product: MAEQRAAADGKHKALAGNGGAACGXAGGLSGGLTQPAGWQSLLSFTVLFLAWLAGFSSRLFAVIRFESIIHEFDPWFNYRSTHHLTTNGFYEFLNWFDERAWYPLGRIVGGTVYPGLMVTAGLIHYVLNLLHVTVHIRDVCVFLAPVFSGLTAISTFLLTRELWNQGAGLLAACFIAIVPGYISRSVAGSFDNEGIAIFALQFTYYLWVKSVKTGSVFWTIGCCLSYFYMVSAWGGYVFIINLIPLHVFVLLLMQRYSRRVYIAYSTFYVVGLILSMQIPFVGFQPIRTSEHMAAAGVFALLQVYAFLQYLKDRLTKQEFQTLFFLGVSLAAGVVFLTVIYLTYTGYIAPWSGRFYSLWDTGYAKIHIPIIASVSEHQPTTWVSFFFDLHILVCTFPAGLWFCIKNINDERVFVALYAISAVYFAGVMVRLMLTLTPVVCMLSAIAFSSVFEHYLGDDQKRESPPAEDSSDEDDKRSSGNLYDKAGKVRKHVSEQEKTEGGLGPNVKSIVTMLMLMLLMMFAVHCTWVTSNAYSSPSVVLASYNHDGSRNILDDFREAYYWLRQNTDERARVMSWWDYGYQIAGMANRTTLVDNNTWNNSHIALVGKAMSSNETAAYQIMQSLDVDYVLIIFGGVIGYSGDDINKFLWMVRIAEGEHPKDIRESDYFTPQGEFRVDKAGSPTLLNCLMYKMSYYRFGEMQLDFRTPPGFDRTRNAEIGNKDIHFQHLEEAFTSEHWLVRIYKVKKPENREPLGRQPRVTNIVPRQKYTSKKISQPAWSPVTPDECEEEAWSCQEQAGSEERQEAE